One Coccinella septempunctata chromosome X, icCocSept1.1, whole genome shotgun sequence genomic window carries:
- the LOC123322133 gene encoding uncharacterized protein LOC123322133 isoform X2 — protein sequence MPENSGNSAGRNLQRWTSQSRLRAHVMGVNSYQYRPTRVVWNTGQRRWLPPVTVVRFSDGVGVSRSCRLHEKERKAFSILISWSRGITGCTVEFRKKRCVGYHLPTG from the exons atgccggaaaatagtggaaacagtgcaggacggaatcttcaaa ggtggacttcgcaaagccggctccgggcacatgtcatgggggttaacagttaccaatatcgtccaaccagggtagtttggaatactggacagcgtcgttggctcccccCTGTGACGGTGGTGCGATTCTCCGatggtgttggagtcagcaggAGTTGTAGGTTGCACGAAAAggagagaaaagcatttagtatactgatatcctggagcagagggataacagggtgtacggtggaatttcggaagaaacg gtgtgtGGGATACCACTTACCCACTGGATGA
- the LOC123322133 gene encoding uncharacterized protein LOC123322133 isoform X1, protein MPENSGNSAGRNLQRWTSQSRLRAHVMGVNSYQYRPTRVVWNTGQRRWLPPVTVVRFSDGVGVSRSCRLHEKERKAFSILISWSRGITGCTVEFRKKRFWPHSSTSDRPGSSSWTSSGGAVPSSELERSSGEAVPSSELERYEASCFLDR, encoded by the exons atgccggaaaatagtggaaacagtgcaggacggaatcttcaaa ggtggacttcgcaaagccggctccgggcacatgtcatgggggttaacagttaccaatatcgtccaaccagggtagtttggaatactggacagcgtcgttggctcccccCTGTGACGGTGGTGCGATTCTCCGatggtgttggagtcagcaggAGTTGTAGGTTGCACGAAAAggagagaaaagcatttagtatactgatatcctggagcagagggataacagggtgtacggtggaatttcggaagaaacg GTTTTGGCCACATAGTAGCACCTCGGACAGGCCTGGGTCGTCTTCTTGGACGTCTTCCGGGGGAGCGGTTCCTTCTTCTGAACTGGAGCGGTCTTCCGGGGAAGCGGTTCCTTCTTCGGAACTGGAGCGGTACGAAGCTTCTTGTTTCCTGGACCGGTAG
- the LOC123322395 gene encoding serine/threonine-protein kinase PkaA-like, translated as MEKYCVEAILGEGGFGRVFSARERGQDGQRRAIKEVHLDPLAAREAEFMGLFDHCNILPLIETLVEPPHLYLVLPLCEEDLGTFLARKGPRRGPSSFFRVARQIAVGLAECHRHGVVHRDLKPGNVLRRGARFMLADFGVAEQITPCRPLLTELAGTPVYWSPEQHRREPYNTAVDLWALGIVAMDVATGRPCQTDGQATEHWASSPGEERQRELAPSAPVRGLVHRRAVDGRAVPPPLRRPVGVAGRPSVHRGGPGDNPSTTVRWSVDRPPATGPGTPIKYRTATPRMDPEPKAESEGAPAGRQGRSASPTPL; from the coding sequence ATGGAGAAGTACTGCGTAGAGGCCATTTTGGGGGAAGGCGGCTTTGGCCGCGTTTTCAGTGCCAGGGAACGTGGTCAGGACGGCCAACGCCGTGCCATCAAAGAGGTCCACCTGGATCCCCTAGCCGCCAGGGAGGCAGAATTCATGGGCCTCTTTGACCACTGCAACATACTACCGCTCATCGAGACGTTGGTGGAGCCCCCTCACTTATACCTGGTCTTGCCGTTATGTGAGGAGGATTTGGGGACCTTCCTCGCCCGCAAGGGTCCGAGGAGGGGCCCCTCATCCTTCTTCCGGGTGGCCCGCCAGATCGCCGTGGGCCTCGCCGAATGCCATCGGCACGGCGTGGTCCACCGCGATCTGAAACCCGGTAACGTGCTAAGACGGGGGGCTCGGTTCATGCTAGCTGACTTCGGAGTGGCCGAGCAAATTACACCGTGCCGACCACTCCTGACAGAGTTGGCTGGCACTCCAGTGTACTGGAGCCCGGAACAACACCGCCGGGAACCGTACAACACCGCGGTGGATCTATGGGCCTTAGGGATCGTGGCCATGGACGTGGCCACGGGCCGGCCCTGCCAAACCGACGGACAGGCTACGGAGCACTGGGCCTCCTCCCCAGGCGAAGAACGCCAGAGGGAGTTGGCCCCTTCTGCACCCGTCCGTGGTCTGGTTCATCGAAGGGCTGTTGATGGACGAGCCGTCCCTCCGCCGCTCCGCCGACCAGTGGGAGTGGCCGGCCGTCCATCTGTCCACCGTGGTGGACCTGGAGACAACCCCAGCACCACCGTCCGATGGTCCGTGGATCGTCCGCCTGCCACCGGACCTGGCACACCGATTAAGTACCGCACCGCAACCCCCAGAATGGACCCGGAGCCTAAAGCGGAAAGTGAGGGCGCTCCTGCCGGGAGGCAGGGGCGGTCCGCGAGCCCGACACCACTTTAG